One stretch of Zingiber officinale cultivar Zhangliang chromosome 6B, Zo_v1.1, whole genome shotgun sequence DNA includes these proteins:
- the LOC121989344 gene encoding protein HOMOLOG OF MAMMALIAN LYST-INTERACTING PROTEIN 5-like: protein MSGMGSEGEPAKLLLPYLQRADELQKHEPLVAYYCRLYAMERGLKIPQKDRTTTTNSLLLSLMKQLEKDKKSLQLGPEDNLYVEGFASNLFAKADKQDRAGRADLNTAKTFYAASIFFEILFQFGELQPEIEQKQKYAVWKAADIRKALKEGRKPEPGPPGGDPDQSISSGLSSYTYGIQPSDGLPSSQQFDNALPQHIHKNSGGSEHFVDNYRNADLPPKNAGEPQGFSQAPSSYPGHEYPNDIHHVQPTSQPEYPDYPKKYEHHSYGNEYQHIPQNSEENLNPTFSYPNFQSYPSFHDSTFPAAPTHQSSYNHDHDSTFPSAPTHQPSYNHDHDATFPSPPTHQPSYNHDHDATFPSPPTHQPTYNRPQDPAVYSHQSAPVQHYAPPVQYTSSSDHLNHGVQTVPSSERYKYDSNYEPSAAKIAEAHKAARFAVGALAFDDVTVAVDHLRRSLELLTNPSAETH, encoded by the exons ATGTCCGGTATGGGGAGCGAGGGTGAGCCGGCGAAGCTCCTCCTGCCCTACCTCCAAAGGGCCGACGAGCTCCAGAAGCACGAACCGCTCGTCGCCTATTACT GTCGATTGTATGCGATGGAGCGAGGACTGAAGATCCCACAGAAGGACCGCACGACGACCACCAATTCCCTTCTGCTTTCCCTCATGAAGCAACTTGAGAAG GACAAAAAGTCATTGCAATTAGGGCCTGAGGACAACCTTTATGTGGAGGGTTTTGCATCAAATCTTTTTGCAAAGGCAGATAAGCAAGATCGTGCTGGTCGTGCAGATCT GAATACTGCAAAAACTTTTTATGCTGCAAGTATCTTTTTTGAGATACTATTTCAATTTGGTGAACTTCAGCCTGAA ATTGAGCAAAAACAGAAGTATGCAGTTTGGAAAGCTGCAGATATAAGGAAAGCTCTTAAAGAAGGCCGGAAACCTGAACCAGGTCCTCCAGGCGGTGATCCtgatcaatcaatttcctcaGGCCTCTCGAGCTACACTTAT GGCATACAACCAAGCGATGGATTGCCATCTAGTCAGCAATTTGACAATGCATTGCCTCAGCATATTCACAAG AATTCAGGAGGAAGTGAgcattttgtggataattatagAAATGCTGATTTACCCCCTAAGAATGCTGGTGAGCCACAGGGTTTTAGTCAGGCACCATCCTCGTACCCAGGTCATGAATATCCTAATGATATTCACCATGTTCAACCAACTAGCCAGCCTGAGTATCCTGATTATCCTAAAAAATATGAGCATCACTCCTATGGAAACGAGTACCAACACATCCCTCAAAATTCGGAAGAAAATCTAAACCCTACTTTTTCATATCCCAATTTTCAGTCTTATCCAAGCTTCCATGATAGCACCTTCCCTGCGGCCCCTACTCATCAGTCTTCTTACAACCATGACCACGATAGCACCTTCCCTTCTGCTCCTACTCATCAGCCTTCGTACAACCATGATCACGATGCTACCTTCCCTTCTCCTCCGACTCATCAGCCTTCGTACAACCATGATCACGATGCTACCTTCCCTTCTCCTCCGACTCATCAGCCTACTTACAACCGCCCCCAAGATCCTGCAGTTTACTCTCACCAATCTGCTCCTGTTCAACATTATGCACCACCTGTGCAGTACACTTCTAGCAGTGACCACCTCAATCATGGGGTACAAACTGTTCCATCCTCTGAGAGGTACAAGTACGATAGCAATTATGAACCATCTGCTGCGAAAATTGCGGAAGCTCACAAAGCAGCAAGGTTTGCAGTTGGAGCACTTGCATTTGATGACGTGACTGTTGCAGTGGATCACCTGCGTCGATCGCTTGAACTTTTGACCAATCCTTCGGCTGAAACTCATTAG